The DNA window AAAAAATATCACGGAGGTCCTCTATGGGTAAGAAAAAGTTTGAACGGACGAAACCACATGTGAACATAGGAACCATCGGACATATAGATCACGGGAAGACCACCCTGACGAGTGCCATTACCCGGTGTCTTTCCCA is part of the Syntrophorhabdaceae bacterium genome and encodes:
- a CDS encoding GTP-binding protein — protein: MGKKKFERTKPHVNIGTIGHIDHGKTTLTSAITRCLS